In Xyrauchen texanus isolate HMW12.3.18 chromosome 14, RBS_HiC_50CHRs, whole genome shotgun sequence, the following are encoded in one genomic region:
- the LOC127654613 gene encoding cytokine receptor common subunit gamma-like produces MSNWRQCLQFVLLLFFTPKSMAEYVEEDLYKIDMDKIDMKISNTSHVISVTWKPPNNKSDPRCYTSEVQCKSQCVKDWERGLKYKLEHKNEEYGLNMSTLSMKKNYDFRIRMMLSCIGGEWSNWTQVQHWGNNTDACMEESSSYIWIYVLIPVLPMTGLLLMYLFTQESIRRLILPVVPDPKHLKNKIIDIDQSQWWSNLTQCSEECTTTDIEIINKSERDGDDQTLVIQSMGISPAPSNKTTCTASTPLKPPA; encoded by the exons ATGAGCAACTGGCGTCAGTGTCTCCAATTTGTCCTTCTTCTGTTCTTTACCCCTAAGTCCATGGCTGAGTATGTCGAAGAAG ACCTGTACAAGATTGACATGGACAAGATTGATATGAAGATCAGTAATACATCACATGTTATCAGTGTAACATGGAAGCCACCAAATAATAAGAGCGATCCCAGGTGTTATACAAGCGAAGTACAGTGCAAAAGCCAATGTGTCAAAGACTGGGAG AGAGGTCTGAAGTATAAACTTGAACACAAAAACGAGGAGTATGGTTTAAACATGTCTACTCTCAGTATGAAGAAGAATTACGATTTCAGAATAAGAATGATGCTGAGTTGCATAGGAGGGGAATGGAGCAATTGGACACAAGTGCAACACTGGGGAAATAATACAG ATGCTTGTATGGAAGAATCATCTTCCTACATATGGATTTATGTTTTGATACCTGTGCTGCCAATGACCGGCTTACTTCTAATGTATCTGTTCACACAAGAGAG CATTAGAAGACTGATTCTTCCTGTGGTACCAGATCCcaaacacttaaaaaataaaataatagacaTTGACCAGTCTCAG TGGTGGAGCAACCTTACACAGTGCAGTGAGGAGTGCACAACAACAGATATTGAGATTATCAACAAAAGTGAAAGAGATGGGGATGACCAGACTCTGGTAATTCAGTCCATGGGTATCAGCCCCGCCCCGAGCAACAAGACAACATGTACAGCATCTACTCCTCTGAAACCCCCTGCTTGA